TCAGGTGTAATAAGAGTTTTATAGGCTGGCATTTCGTCGGGGGAAATTTTCAGCAATTCCATGATCTTTTGATTGCTATAGCGATAATGGCCGAATTCTCCATTTTGGGAAATACGCTCGGAAACGGCGTCCAGATGAATCCTTTTCAACTGTGAAATCGGTAGAGGAGCTTTTAGCTGATTGTTTATTTCTTTCATGTAGAAGTATGTACTGTCGCGGTCTTTTATTTCCGAGAGGCAAGTGGCGAGAATCAAAAAGAAATTTGCCCGATACCCTTCGATATCATAGTTCCGATTTTTCAACCATTTGATTAAATCCTGCTTTCTTGCCTGCGCTAATGTTTTCAGTGTCATCGTTGCGGAAAGCACTCGTGGAACAGAATCAATCGATTTTGATTTCAGCCTGATGGGCGGATCATCGTTGTTTCCGATTTTTTTGATATTCAGCAGTTGTGTTAATTCCTCAATTCCGTATCTTCGCAACGGGGATTTTTTAACGGAGTCGAAATCCAGTATTTTTGAGAATCTCCCCGTTTTGGAATTAATGACTTGGGGAAGCCGCAGGACGCGCGATAAATCCGTACAACTCGGATCGCTTCCATATGCTTTCGTCATCGTGATAAGCGCGTTCATGGATTCCTTATAAACGGCCGTGTTACGGGTTTGCCTGAAAAGCAAAAGCGGCTTGTCTAAGAGGAATACAACATAGAGGCCGTGTCCTGAATCGATCGCGTATGCTGGTTCTAATTTTTTTGGCTGAAAGACATTTTTTTGCAGTTCAGCGTAAACGGTTTCGGCGCTTTTCTTTTCGAGTGCTGGAATATTGTAATAATCAATATCCAATATCAGACATTCCGCTGAATACGCCAAAAAAGACGCGCGGCTATAGTTTGACTGAAAATTACAGTTGGTGCAGTATAAATCCGTTTTGCGCCCAAGCGTTAATAGCCTGTATAATTTGTATGGTGTCAGTTGTCCAGTGCCGAAAGAACATTGTGCGGTCTGTTCTCCGACTTCGGTTAGATATTCAGGCTGGTATTTCATAAAGAAAATAATATTTTTATCCTGCTGTGTATGCGTATTTTCCAAATGAAAAGCGAGTTCTTCCGTCAGGGCCTCATAATCGTATAGTTTGGATTTTCGGTCTTTGCATACTGCTATTTTTCTGAGCCGCTTTTTATAATTAATAATGGAATAGAATTCCTGTACATCAGGCGGCATCTTTGCTTTTCTGATATATAGAATATTATCATGTTTATAAAAATCCCGCAGTTTGTTATATTCTTTTACACATGCTGGTGTTTCCATTCAGCAACCCTCCTCGGTCGTTTTTATAAGGTTACTGTATGGAAATAAGAATGATAGAAAAAAAGTGTTTTATCTTCGGAAGGCAAGGGTGGGATTTTGTTTAACAGCAGCGCTTTGTTGGAATGTCGGAAATCTTTGATTTTCAATATTTCAACAAAAAGCCGCCGTCTGTTTTCAGACGGCGGCCCTGTTTTCGATTCCCTGTTATTTTTAGGAACCAGTCACTTTCCTTCCCCTTGTATTGATTTTGTACATAGAGGCTAAGAACCCATGACGGGGTTCTTACTCATTATGATATGCGGCAATAAGATTATAATAACTCGGAATCGTCTAAGTCCTGTAAATCATCATCTTCGGACGGCGGGTCTCTGACACAAAAACGATGGACTAATTCGTCGAGTTCCTTTTCATTGATTTTTAAATCTTCATCTGTCAATTCGTCACACAAAGGCTTTCACTTCCTTCTTTAATTGAGACTTTTTTGTTTCTTCCTCCAACCATGAAGTATCGAATGAGCAAGCGAAACAGAGCTTTGTCAGGTCGTCCGTATCATTCTTATTTTGCTTTCTGTCAAGCAATAGTTTTAGCTGACTTATTCTTTCCTGCAACATAACCGCCATTGGAGTGATCGATTTATTCAAAATGATTTCGTCGGTAAATTTTGCTTTTAACGTCAATATCTGTTCGCTTATTTTAGGAACATTTATTTTTTGCCTGTCAAGGACATATTCCCATATCATGTTATCGATTTTATCAAAGTAATCCAAATCGATCGGATAATTCAGCAGCATATATTCAAATACTCGGTTGAGACTTTTTCTGTCCATCTATATAAAAGCACCTCGCTTTGTTTATTTATTTGGGAAGCTGGGCGCGGTTTCAGAGCTTAGAATATGAATTCTCTGTGGTTGCGCCAGACCTCTACTGCTTAAACGGATCATATCAGGATCCGTTATGGCATTACATTTTCTGAGAATATTGAAAGCGCCGTTGATATCCGCATTGATTTTAATTTTATCTTTCGTAATATATAACCCTCTGTAACGCCTGTGCCCGCTGAATCTCTGTTCTGTCGGTGTGACGTATGCTGGTATTTGATCCAAGTCAATGGCAGATGCCTGACTGGTAAAAGATTCGTCGGTTTTGAGAAACAGGATTCCGTTTTGATGGCATTTTGTTTTCAGCGCTTTTACAAATACAGCGTATGGAAAATAGGAAAATATTTGATTGTTTTGATGTCCAAGCTCAAATGTTTGGAAATGAATTCCCCAGCCGACGACAATTTTGTGAACATGCTGATTGATGCAGTAGTTGATGATATATTTAACGGATTTATTGAGATAGTCTCTGATTCTATATGCCGTTTTACGCTGTAATGACGCCTGCCTTACAGTACCCTTGCCATGACTGTGAAATTTTTTTTCGTATTTACAATATCCCTGAATGATACTTTTTAAACGCCTGCCGTCCACAATAAAACTGTCCCCAGCATTTGTAACGCAGGTACAAAAGTTGCTAACGCCCAAATCGATTCCCAACACTTTATGTACATTCAAATTCGGATTTTCAATGACCTGTAATGGATATTCAATAATTAACTCCCAGTTTCGGAAATTGCAAGATGTATGCAGATGGATACGCATAATCTGATGATGCGCGTATGCACTTGGGAGCCGTATTTTCAAAACGGGTGTTTGATTGGTAGCGGGGAGAAGAAGGAAACCATTTTCGATTTCAGGGTTCTTGAGAAGGACGGGGAAAATGATTTTACTCTTACAGGGCGGTTTGATTTTATTCAAATTCTTTTTATCCAGAAGTTGTTTGGATTTATCGGTTCTGTACTGAGTGATTCTGAAATATTTTTTGCAGTTTGACAGGGCTTCAATGATAACTGCGGAATATTTCCGACCGATGGCTTGGTACTCTTTTCTGCTTTTCAGGTTTTCCGTCAATTCATCGTAGGAAGGAAGCGCATGAAAGCGTTTGTAAGAATCACTGATCTCCATGATAGAAGCATTGTAGAGATCGCGGGAAAGTTGCAGCAGGCATACAAGATTTCTTTTCATATCGGGAGTTGGGTGTTTCAGATGAATTTTTGCGCTGCCATATAAAATAAGCATCACCTTCTTTAGTTAATCGTACAAAATTTAAGTTTTTATATTCATAAAAAGTGTTTGATGCCGATATAAAAAACAGGTGCTGATAAAATCAGCACCGAGAGGATCACCGAGCAGCGGACTATTTTTCTTCAAAGGAAACGTGCTCAAGCGCATATTCGCAGAGCGTGTTGATAATGTCGTTCCTGCTTCGGTTCACCCGACTTGCGGCAGCGTCTATCCGCGCGATTAAATCCTCGTCCATACGGCAGCTTACCACGACCTGACGCTCGGCCTTGGTCTGCTTGGGGCGTAAAATCAGTTTGTCATCTTCCATATCCATATCACCATTACAATTGTATTAGATTTTGTAATGATGGTATAGATTCAAAAAATGTAGTCATAAAGAGAATACAAAAATGTATTGACATTTTCTGTCTGCCATTCTATACTGAGATGTGGAAACGGCAGGAGGGAATCACCAGATATTGAACGAAAGGGGGCTTTCGGGCCGTGATTTGCCGTCGCCTGCGGTTGTCCTTGGAAATCTGGAAGCAGTGAAAAGATGTTTTTATAGATGGGGGTATGAAGCCCTTTATGATGTAATCCGTTTATGTCAATCCAGATGAAAGGAGGATTTAGGCATGGGTGCTGATGACGATTTAGAGAGCATAGCCGCCCGCAGGACGGCGGAGTATGAAGAAAGGCTGCAGCAGGAGCAGCAGGAGCAGGAAGAGGCCGCAGAGGCAGAGAGGCGTTACGAAGAGGATATCATCTTGTATGATAATCAAGATCACTGAATCTCTGTAAAGCGGTGTTTTCATGAGGGTTCAGTCGATCATATTGCATGTTGTTGGAAATTGTTGTATAATATATTGTCAGGAAACGGGAATAAACTGATTTAGGAGGGTATTGCAATGGGACGAATGAAGAAAATAGTCAGTTTTGCATTGTCGGCTGCCCTGTTATCGTCGGTAGCAATTACAGGCGCTTCCGCGGCGGGTGCAGCCTATGTTAAATCCGACACGACTACAAATTTGACCATGCAGCAGGGGGCCGTTTATCAGTTCAAACTGACACCCGTCAACACGAAACAGGCCGTGCTTATTTCAGGCAATGGAAAAAGTATTCAGGTGCTCTCTTCTAAAAAAACAGGGAACGATTATTTCGTGACAATCAAGGCAATCGGTGCAAATGGGCAGAGCACGGGTATCTATATCGGCCCTACTCAAAAAACGGCGAAAAGGCAATTAATCGTTACAATAGGAGCTTCTCAAAACAGTTTATCAGGCGCATTACCAACGACTGTTTCTTCAATTTCTTCGGTTCCTTCTTCTCCTAAACCATCAACTCCAACAAAAGTTGGCTCTTATGGTATCATAGAAGCTAAAGATTCAAGGGTTCATACTGAAGTTGGAGTATTGTTCCCACTCCAGACAACCTATAACTCGGCTTCTACGTATACTGAGCATAGAGATAATATCAATTTAAATTTAGTAGGATGCGATATAATTGGCAGTGGTTTTGTTAAGAGTGGAGACGGTAGTAATGCATTTGTTAGATTCATCCCGAAAAATGGAAAGCTTGCACTGGAAATAAGCGCATGGCGTAAATCTAAGGATGACAACAGTGATGCTGCTATTCTTAACGGAGCGTTGTCTGCCATGGTCTATCTAGCAAGGTCAAAACCTGCTGGAGAAGCTTTGTGGGCATGGCATGATGCTTTTAGCATCAATGGTGGACACGTGGATACAAAAAGCTACGGGTTCATTGATAACCCTGATGGGACAATAACCTATAAGGGAACAAGCAATAAAATAAAAATTGAATTTAATCCGTCTGATATTACGTTTTTATTTTATTAAATTCAATAAAAAAACTAAGGTGCTTCCAGATTGTTATGAGGCTTCATAAAATCAATTCAAAAAAGCCGACATTTAAAATGGCGGCTTTTTTATTTTGGGAAGCGATTAAATAATATCCTTCACTGGAAAGCCTGAAAACAGCTTCTCTTCTGAATTAAAAAAGCGAAAGCGAATCAATTCTTTTAGCCGCTCTTCCGTCATTGTGCGGAATTCCGAATTTTGTTTTAGCCTTTTTAATATTTTATGCTCAAAAACGCGATCCCGTTTTTGGTGGGAATAAATCGTCAGAATGATTTCCGCCTTATGACTGCTGTTGTTGGCATCATATAAAAGTTCGCTGAAAAATGAATAGGCGTCCGCAATCCTCCTGATCAGTAAATCCATTTCGATATAAGTGGTATAGAGATAATCGACATAAACCCTGAAAACAGTTGTATCGTTATTGGCGATGATCTTAGCGCCTGAGATATAGAAGTTTTTGCAGGCGTAGCGATATAGGTTTCTTTCATTTGCAATGTGGTTCTTGACACGATGCAAATGATTTTTTGAGATGGAACGTTCGACATGCCGCCTCATGGTTTCCGCTTCGTAATTTAAACCTGTTAAATCCCAGTGGCAGGGGGTCAGAGCTTGAATATAGTGGTTTACAACGTTTAAATGCGCCTGCCCGTTCGGCAAAAAGGAAATGGCACTCGTCTTTTGTATTCGGCTTCTCAGCCACTTTGGGGAGTATCTGTAACATTGCTCATCGTCGAGGTATTTTTCCATTAAAAGCGCCGACTGTTTGAGCCTGCTGCTGGTTGACAGCCCGTTGAAACATAAACCGAAATAGTTGTATACGGCGCCTCGCGGGTAAATGATATAATTGCGTGAAATTTTAATTTTATGAACCAACTCCAAATCCACCCAGCGCCTGACGATGGAGCGGAATACTCGATGGTAGCGGGCGCTGTTCTGATTCAGCCACCTGTTCAGTTGCTGCATGTGGACAGCGCCCGCCAAACCGAATAGAATCACATAAAAGACATCTTCATACTGCTGGATATAAAAGCGTTTCAGCATATGACGTTCCTCGGTTCTGCAATCGTACATGGTCGCTCACTCCTTTAAACACGATAAAATTCAATCGGCATTGACATATAATCGCTATAAGTTTGCTTTGCCGAAATCTCTTCCTGACTGTAATTCACGGACACGATTTCAATTAAAGTCACTTCCCCATTACAGAGGACTGCCCCGTCTGGCGGAGAAAGGGTATGCGTGCGGAGAGCGTCCAGCAATTCGCGCTCATCTTCCCGCCCCTGTATGGTATCAAGAAATAATTGCTGCAAATCCCGTTCCGTCAGCCACTGCGCGTTCTCGTTTTTGGTTTCGGACAAATAGATTTCCGATAACCTGATATTGTGGGCTGGCGCGGAGGACGAATGATAAGGGGCCGTATTCCGCATTTTGGAGATATGGCACCTGATATATTGTCTGCCGCTCTTTGTGAGCGCGTAGACGGGGTGCGCGGAATCGCCGACATGCTTGGGTATGTAATTCTGTTTTACGACAATCCCCTGCTTGATATAGGATTTCAGACGGTTCTTTGTGACGATGCTGGTGATCTGCTGCTGGCTCAAATGCTGGCAGCAGTAGAAAGCGGACAGGATCTTCTGATCCCTTGCGTTTAATTGTTTGATGTATGATTTTCTGCGCGGCATGGGATTTCCCCTCTTTTGCAGGACTGAGCGCTCGGAAAATGCCTTGGCATTTTTCGTAAAAGCCGCCTGCGGCTTTAGGCTCCGCCAGACCGAGCGATGAACTCTATGAATTGAACAATTGGAACAATTGTGGTCGGAACGACAATTCATAGAGCGCAGCCATGCAGTGCATGGTTCGGCGCGAGGTCTGGCGCATGACTGATGCAGCCTATATTGATTGTTTTTCTTTATCGTAAGCGCGTCGGAAGCGGAATATCACGGAAAAATGTCTGAGGGGAAGGGCAGGAAGCATCTGCAAGGTATCCTGATAAGCCCCAGATTGCGGTGCGGCGGCGGGGATAAGCAAGCGGAGAAAGAAGGACGACGGGCAGCTCCGACGCGCAGGCGCGCGTCGGAGAAGCGTGTCGGGCAGACGTGCCGTCTGCCCGGCGCGCTTATTGGGCATGGAGGGGGAGGGCGGACGTTCCGCTCACCGACGGTTTAAAATACGGTAGAGCAAAAAAATTTTCTGAAAAATAAGACAAAAAAATTCCGCAAGATATTGTATTCTCTGCGGGCACTCGGCCATTGATATTGAGAATTTCATATTTCAAACACTGCATAGAACAGTGTTTGAATGAAATTTTGAAAAAAATATGTTATAATAAAATTGTCATGAAAAACAAATCGATTTGCTGTTATTTATGATTGAACGGTTTATTGAAATCAGACGATTTGAAAGGCGGTGGTATTTAGACTGAAACAGCTATGGCATTGATGCGAGATACAACATGGAAGATAACGCTTTACCTGTTTATATAAGTGGAGTTCATTAAAAAATGCGCTCAATTTATGCTTTCGGTTTTAATTGGAATCGAACGGATCGAAGCCAGAAAATCAAGAAAATAAGACAGACAAAAAAGGCGGAACAGGCACAGAAACCTGTTCCAACTGCTCGCGCCAGAAAAGGAAAAATTATGTTTGGAGATTATGAAATGGCGGTGAAAATCATCTTAAATTAATAGGAAGGAAATCAATATGTGCAACAGAATCACACTAAAGCAGGCGGTTGAAAAATTCCCTGATTATATATTATTGGAAGGAAACACAGAATCAACAATAAAAGCATATTCTTGCGATATAAAGCAATTTTACAGTTATATGCGCGCGAAGTATCCCAACATTGTTTATATAGACAGCTTAAAAAGAAATCATATTTCCGACTATTTACTGAGTATATTAAAAAAGGTAAAAGCTAAAAAATGCAGTTGTTACACTTATGATAGAAAAGCGGATTCCCTGATCGTCTTTTGTAAATATATATTTGAAAATGGATATTCGTCCGACAACCTTTTAAAATCATATAAACGGAAAAGAATGAAGAATCGCTATTTTGCCGATTTCAAGAGCGATTTTCAGCCTTACATTTTTACAGAAGAAGAACTGTCAAAGCTCATAAACACGATTATGGACAGCAACGATCAAAACAAAGACCGTGACTTGGCCATTTTTATGATGCTGATTCAACTTGGTATCAGACGAAGCACCTTGCTGGAGGCCTGTTGGGAAGATGTCAGTTTTGAGAAAAAAGAAATGACCCTGCATCATGTAAAAGACCAAATTTCGACAAGGGTTAAAATCACGCAGGAGCTTTCCGATGTGTTGGAAAATTATCAATTTATTTCGGGCAGGAAAACGGGGAAAATCTTCATCAGTAATGAAGGAAATCCCCTGTCGAAAAGCGCGTACAACGACGTGATCAGGAAGTATCTCAAAAAAATCGGCGCTTATCAAAAAGGAGCGACAGGGCACTCTTTCAGGCATACGTTTATCACCAATGCCGTCAGAAAAAATATTAATGCCGCTCGAATTATGCGTTATACGGGGCATCGGGATTTCAGTTCATTAAAACCATATCTACATCTTGCTCCCGATGATTTAAACGATGTCTGCGTCGCGGTCTATTCGCCGTTATTAGTTGACGCACTCGAAAAATCCAAAATGCGGCAGCGTTCCATGTCTAAAAAAATTTGATTTTGAAAATAAAAAAAAGCCGTCCTGCTGAGAACGGCTTTTTTATATAGGATCTTATACCGATATAATCTTCGGGAACTTTTTGACCTCCTCTTTCATGTGAGCGTTTGTCAGGTGAGTATATATTTTTGTGCTGTTCAGGTCGCGGTGGCCCAGCATTTTCTGAATCGCTAAAAGGTCTACGCCGTTCTCATAAAGAAGCGTAGCGAAAGAATGACGGCATTTATGGATGGTGTAGTGTTTGTTCCCTAATCCGCATTTTATCAGGTATCGTTTAAATAGGGTTTGAAAAGCTGTTTTTGAAAGCCTTTCATGACAATCCGACAGTAAAATTGGCTCGTCCATTTTTGGATGGCGCTCATTGTAATAGTCCAATAAAATCATTGCCAACGGTTCCATTAAAGGAATTTCACGGTCTTTTCTTCCTTTGCCCTGTCGAATGTGGACGATTTCCTCCCTGAAATCGATATCGCCCCAATTGAGATTTAAGACTTCGGATTTTCGTGCGCCCGTGTAAATTAACAGCCCCATCATGGCACGGTCGCGGTTTATGTGGGAATGAAAACGGGCGTATTTTTGGGGGGCTTCAAGGAGCTTGCGCAGATCATTTTCGCTGATAAAAATAGGTAAGCGTTCTTCCAGCCGTGGGGCGTGGATTGGCAGCATGGGGTTTTTATCAATATACTCCATCTCCAACGAAAATTTAAAAAAGCTGGACAGGGAGTGTATTTTCCTTCGTACCGTCCCGTTAGAGTATTCCTTTCCGATTTTCAGGTAATTGACGTACTTCCTTAGGTCGCGTGTCGTAATTGTCTGCAGCCGAGGTTCAATGCCTTGGAGTTGCAAAAACTTTTGAAATGTCTTATAATCTGTGCTGTAACTTGAGATAGTAGATTCGCTCGCGTCTTTTTCCGCCCGCATGTTGTTTAGAAATTCCCTGTAAACAGTTTTCAGTTCGTCGTCCATCAAAAGCCCTTCTTTTCGGGGAATTTTAATCCAAGTTACACACGCGCCCGCCGCTAAAAAAAATAGCCTAAAAAAGTGGTTATCGTGCGGCTTTTTCAAAGAGATAAACGGCTTTTCGTGCTTGCTTGGGATTAAAAACCCAGTAAATTCAGGTGTTTTGGCAGTCGAA
This window of the Ruminococcaceae bacterium BL-6 genome carries:
- a CDS encoding protein of unknown function (Evidence 5 : Unknown function); this encodes METPACVKEYNKLRDFYKHDNILYIRKAKMPPDVQEFYSIINYKKRLRKIAVCKDRKSKLYDYEALTEELAFHLENTHTQQDKNIIFFMKYQPEYLTEVGEQTAQCSFGTGQLTPYKLYRLLTLGRKTDLYCTNCNFQSNYSRASFLAYSAECLILDIDYYNIPALEKKSAETVYAELQKNVFQPKKLEPAYAIDSGHGLYVVFLLDKPLLLFRQTRNTAVYKESMNALITMTKAYGSDPSCTDLSRVLRLPQVINSKTGRFSKILDFDSVKKSPLRRYGIEELTQLLNIKKIGNNDDPPIRLKSKSIDSVPRVLSATMTLKTLAQARKQDLIKWLKNRNYDIEGYRANFFLILATCLSEIKDRDSTYFYMKEINNQLKAPLPISQLKRIHLDAVSERISQNGEFGHYRYSNQKIMELLKISPDEMPAYKTLITPDEKRKRDYAKRKKQRRNSDGLTKRQAAKSDKLIQIRKYLNCGKSKAEIARLIGVSKALVSIYSKQLNEAVS
- a CDS encoding protein of unknown function (Evidence 5 : Unknown function) produces the protein MDRKSLNRVFEYMLLNYPIDLDYFDKIDNMIWEYVLDRQKINVPKISEQILTLKAKFTDEIILNKSITPMAVMLQERISQLKLLLDRKQNKNDTDDLTKLCFACSFDTSWLEEETKKSQLKKEVKAFV
- a CDS encoding conserved protein of unknown function (Evidence 4 : Unknown function but conserved in other organisms) is translated as MLILYGSAKIHLKHPTPDMKRNLVCLLQLSRDLYNASIMEISDSYKRFHALPSYDELTENLKSRKEYQAIGRKYSAVIIEALSNCKKYFRITQYRTDKSKQLLDKKNLNKIKPPCKSKIIFPVLLKNPEIENGFLLLPATNQTPVLKIRLPSAYAHHQIMRIHLHTSCNFRNWELIIEYPLQVIENPNLNVHKVLGIDLGVSNFCTCVTNAGDSFIVDGRRLKSIIQGYCKYEKKFHSHGKGTVRQASLQRKTAYRIRDYLNKSVKYIINYCINQHVHKIVVGWGIHFQTFELGHQNNQIFSYFPYAVFVKALKTKCHQNGILFLKTDESFTSQASAIDLDQIPAYVTPTEQRFSGHRRYRGLYITKDKIKINADINGAFNILRKCNAITDPDMIRLSSRGLAQPQRIHILSSETAPSFPNK
- a CDS encoding conserved protein of unknown function (Evidence 4 : Unknown function but conserved in other organisms), whose translation is MDMEDDKLILRPKQTKAERQVVVSCRMDEDLIARIDAAASRVNRSRNDIINTLCEYALEHVSFEEK
- a CDS encoding protein of unknown function (Evidence 5 : Unknown function), whose protein sequence is MGADDDLESIAARRTAEYEERLQQEQQEQEEAAEAERRYEEDIILYDNQDH
- a CDS encoding exported protein of unknown function (Evidence 5 : Unknown function); amino-acid sequence: MGRMKKIVSFALSAALLSSVAITGASAAGAAYVKSDTTTNLTMQQGAVYQFKLTPVNTKQAVLISGNGKSIQVLSSKKTGNDYFVTIKAIGANGQSTGIYIGPTQKTAKRQLIVTIGASQNSLSGALPTTVSSISSVPSSPKPSTPTKVGSYGIIEAKDSRVHTEVGVLFPLQTTYNSASTYTEHRDNINLNLVGCDIIGSGFVKSGDGSNAFVRFIPKNGKLALEISAWRKSKDDNSDAAILNGALSAMVYLARSKPAGEALWAWHDAFSINGGHVDTKSYGFIDNPDGTITYKGTSNKIKIEFNPSDITFLFY
- a CDS encoding conserved protein of unknown function (Evidence 4 : Unknown function but conserved in other organisms); its protein translation is MYDCRTEERHMLKRFYIQQYEDVFYVILFGLAGAVHMQQLNRWLNQNSARYHRVFRSIVRRWVDLELVHKIKISRNYIIYPRGAVYNYFGLCFNGLSTSSRLKQSALLMEKYLDDEQCYRYSPKWLRSRIQKTSAISFLPNGQAHLNVVNHYIQALTPCHWDLTGLNYEAETMRRHVERSISKNHLHRVKNHIANERNLYRYACKNFYISGAKIIANNDTTVFRVYVDYLYTTYIEMDLLIRRIADAYSFFSELLYDANNSSHKAEIILTIYSHQKRDRVFEHKILKRLKQNSEFRTMTEERLKELIRFRFFNSEEKLFSGFPVKDII
- a CDS encoding protein of unknown function (Evidence 5 : Unknown function), coding for MPRRKSYIKQLNARDQKILSAFYCCQHLSQQQITSIVTKNRLKSYIKQGIVVKQNYIPKHVGDSAHPVYALTKSGRQYIRCHISKMRNTAPYHSSSAPAHNIRLSEIYLSETKNENAQWLTERDLQQLFLDTIQGREDERELLDALRTHTLSPPDGAVLCNGEVTLIEIVSVNYSQEEISAKQTYSDYMSMPIEFYRV
- a CDS encoding protein of unknown function (Evidence 5 : Unknown function), with protein sequence MGWRGGRMIRGRIPHFGDMAPDILSAALCERVDGVRGIADMLGYVILFYDNPLLDIGFQTVLCDDAGDLLLAQMLAAVESGQDLLIPCV
- a CDS encoding conserved protein of unknown function (Evidence 4 : Unknown function but conserved in other organisms) codes for the protein MCNRITLKQAVEKFPDYILLEGNTESTIKAYSCDIKQFYSYMRAKYPNIVYIDSLKRNHISDYLLSILKKVKAKKCSCYTYDRKADSLIVFCKYIFENGYSSDNLLKSYKRKRMKNRYFADFKSDFQPYIFTEEELSKLINTIMDSNDQNKDRDLAIFMMLIQLGIRRSTLLEACWEDVSFEKKEMTLHHVKDQISTRVKITQELSDVLENYQFISGRKTGKIFISNEGNPLSKSAYNDVIRKYLKKIGAYQKGATGHSFRHTFITNAVRKNINAARIMRYTGHRDFSSLKPYLHLAPDDLNDVCVAVYSPLLVDALEKSKMRQRSMSKKI
- a CDS encoding Recombinase XerC, with amino-acid sequence MDDELKTVYREFLNNMRAEKDASESTISSYSTDYKTFQKFLQLQGIEPRLQTITTRDLRKYVNYLKIGKEYSNGTVRRKIHSLSSFFKFSLEMEYIDKNPMLPIHAPRLEERLPIFISENDLRKLLEAPQKYARFHSHINRDRAMMGLLIYTGARKSEVLNLNWGDIDFREEIVHIRQGKGRKDREIPLMEPLAMILLDYYNERHPKMDEPILLSDCHERLSKTAFQTLFKRYLIKCGLGNKHYTIHKCRHSFATLLYENGVDLLAIQKMLGHRDLNSTKIYTHLTNAHMKEEVKKFPKIISV